One genomic window of Benincasa hispida cultivar B227 unplaced genomic scaffold, ASM972705v1 Contig557, whole genome shotgun sequence includes the following:
- the LOC120069729 gene encoding mitochondrial metalloendopeptidase OMA1: MNCYRKSKFAFDAFRNFSSKIFPKDSIQGSRSRISHSGYSFPSGKTSNSHGFQSVSPIIQRFGRQVGEIRRQYNPFFGDSKRFYYVDRYRVQHFKPRGPRRWFQDPRTVLIVVVAGSGVFITVYYGNLETVPYTKRRHFVLLSRTMERRLGESQFEQMKAAFKGKILPAVHPESVRVRLIAKDIIEALQRGLRQENVWSDLGYASEAVIGVPEGSGRETLMALRDSGAEKLEGKWYREDEIHDDKWVEHSRKKGQEKGSQANTSHLDGLNWEILVVNEPVVNAFCLPGGKIVIFTGLLEHFRSDAEIATIIGHEIGHAVARHVAEGVTKNLGFSILQLILYQFVMPDIVNAMSTLFLRLPFSRRMEIEADYIGLLLIASAGYDPRIAPTVYERLGKLTGESALRDYLSTHPSGKKRAQLLAQAKVMEEALTLYREVRAGCGVEGFL; encoded by the exons ATGAATTGCTATAGAAAATCAAAGTTTGCATTTGATGCATTTCGGAATTTTTCTTCAAAGATTTTTCCCAAAGATTCAATTCAAGGTTCTAGATCGAGAATTTCCCATAGTGGGTATTCGTTTCCATCTGGGAAAACGTCTAATTCTCATGGGTTTCAATCGGTTTCTCCAATTATACAAAGATTTGGAAGACAAGTTGGGGAGATTAGGAGGCAATACAATCCCTTCTTTGGTGATTCCAAGAGATTTTACTATGTCGATCGCTATCGTGTCCAGCATTTTAAGCCAAGAGGCCCTCGGCGATGGTTTCAAGATCCAAGAACTGTATTGATTGTTGTAGTTGCGGGTTCTGGAGTTTTTATCACTGTGTATTATGGGAATTTAGAAACCGTACCTTACACAAAACGAAGGCATTTCGTGCTATTGTCCAGAACTATGGAGAGGAGACTTGGAGAGTCTCAATTTGAGCAAATGAAAGCAGCTTTTAAAGGTAAAATATTGCCTGCTGTACACCCAGAAAGTGTGAGAGTTAGATTGATTGCTAAGGATATAATTGAGGCATTACAAAGAGGGTTGAGGCAAGAGAATGTGTGGAGTGATTTAGGCTATGCATCAGAGGCTGTGATTGGAGTTCCTGAAGGGAGTGGCCGTGAGACATTGATGGCACTTAGAGATTCTGGGGCTGAGAAGTTGGAAGGTAAATGGTACCGTGAAGATGAGATCCATGATGACAAATGGGTTGAGCACAGTCGAAAGAAGGGTCAGGAAAAGGGGTCCCAAGCAAATACCTCACATTTGGATGGATTGAATTGGGAAATTTTGGTGGTGAATGAGCCAGTTGTTAATGCCTTTTGCTTGCCTGGTGGGAAGATTGTTATTTTCACTGGCTTGCTTGAGCACTTTAGAAGTGATGCAGAAATTGCTACTATTATTGGTCATGAG ATTGGGCATGCTGTGGCTCGGCATGTTGCAGAGGGTGTTACAAAGAACTTGGGGTTTAGCATTTTGCAACTTATCCTTTATCAGTTCGTCATGCCTGATATTGTCAACGCTATGTCAACGCTTTTCTTGAGGCTTCCTTTCTCTAGAAG GATGGAAATAGAAGCAGATTACATTGGTCTGCTTTTGATTGCCTCTGCTGGATACGACCCGAGGATTGCGCCCACGGTGTATGAGAGGTTGGGTAAGTTGACCGGTGAGTCTGCCCTGAGAGATTATCTTTCAACTCATCCATCTGGAAAGAAGAGAGCTCAGTTACTAGCTCAAGCAAAGGTTATGGAGGAAGCACTTACACTTTACAGAGAAGTGAGAGCTGGGTGTGGGGTTGAAGGTTTCCTATAA